A single Nocardioides bizhenqiangii DNA region contains:
- a CDS encoding LacI family DNA-binding transcriptional regulator, with amino-acid sequence MATEPRLTRAADPNGRSVSVKDVAAAAGVSLGTVSNVLNRPEKVLPATRDHVLAVIDDLGFVRNDAARQLRAGTNRAVGMIVLDVRNPFFTDVAQGVEERLGEHRRPLILGNSGQDARRESTYLDLFEEQRVSGLLITPVGQVLPRLRRLRDRGTAVVVVDRRAGTREFSSIAVDDKRGGRIGAQHLIDTGRRRIAFVGGPKGLSQVKHRLQGAQEVVDATVGAQLTFVETPTMDAVAGRRAADQLVALGKRSRPDAIFAANDLIALGVLQALTFAGVRVPDDVAIMGYDDIDFAASAAIPLSSVRQPREQLGRVAADTLLDVIADPGAKVRDVVLEPELVVRRSTVG; translated from the coding sequence GTGGCCACCGAACCGCGCCTCACCCGCGCCGCTGACCCGAACGGGCGGAGCGTGTCGGTCAAGGATGTCGCCGCGGCCGCCGGCGTCTCGCTCGGCACCGTCTCCAACGTGCTGAACCGCCCGGAGAAGGTGCTGCCCGCCACCCGCGACCACGTGCTCGCGGTCATCGACGACCTCGGGTTCGTCCGCAACGACGCCGCGCGCCAGCTCCGGGCGGGCACCAACCGCGCGGTCGGGATGATCGTGCTCGACGTGCGCAACCCGTTCTTCACCGACGTGGCCCAGGGCGTCGAGGAACGACTCGGCGAACACCGGCGGCCGCTCATCCTCGGCAACTCCGGGCAGGACGCGCGCCGAGAGTCGACCTACCTCGACCTCTTCGAGGAGCAGCGGGTCAGCGGCCTCCTGATCACACCGGTCGGCCAGGTACTGCCGCGCCTGCGGCGGCTCCGTGACCGCGGCACCGCGGTGGTGGTCGTCGACCGACGCGCCGGGACCCGGGAGTTCTCCTCGATCGCGGTCGACGACAAGCGGGGTGGGCGGATCGGGGCGCAGCACCTGATCGACACCGGGCGGCGCCGGATCGCGTTCGTGGGCGGACCCAAGGGGCTGAGCCAGGTCAAGCACCGCCTGCAGGGCGCCCAGGAGGTCGTCGACGCGACGGTCGGCGCGCAGCTGACGTTCGTCGAGACGCCCACGATGGACGCCGTCGCCGGTCGCCGGGCCGCCGACCAGCTGGTCGCGCTGGGCAAGCGCTCGCGTCCCGACGCCATCTTCGCCGCGAACGACCTGATCGCGCTCGGCGTGCTGCAGGCGCTCACCTTCGCGGGCGTCCGGGTGCCCGACGACGTCGCGATCATGGGGTACGACGACATCGACTTCGCCGCGTCCGCAGCGATCCCGCTCAGCTCGGTGCGTCAGCCGCGCGAGCAGCTCGGACGTGTCGCCGCCGACACCCTCCTCGACGTCATCGCCGATCCGGGGGCGAAGGTCCGCGACGTCGTCCTCGAGCCGGAGCTCGTCGTACGCCGGTCGACCGTCGGCTGA
- a CDS encoding VOC family protein — MPLGDFPLRPSIAVSDIGRAVEFYEGRLGLEALRTEPSAGIPEGSRVYGSGGGPALNVYQSETAGKSPATLAAWYVDDIDQVVDELTANGVEIVRYDEFEHDAKGITPRAGGGRIAWFQDPDGNTFAVEADV, encoded by the coding sequence ATGCCTCTCGGTGACTTCCCGCTGCGGCCGTCGATCGCCGTGTCCGACATCGGTCGGGCGGTCGAGTTCTACGAAGGCAGGCTCGGCCTGGAGGCCTTGCGCACCGAACCCAGCGCCGGCATCCCCGAGGGCAGCCGGGTCTACGGCTCCGGCGGCGGCCCCGCGCTGAACGTCTACCAGTCGGAGACCGCAGGGAAGTCCCCGGCGACCCTGGCGGCCTGGTACGTCGACGACATCGACCAGGTCGTCGACGAGCTCACCGCCAACGGCGTCGAGATCGTGCGGTACGACGAGTTCGAGCACGACGCCAAGGGCATCACGCCTCGAGCCGGTGGCGGTCGCATAGCGTGGTTCCAGGATCCCGACGGCAACACGTTCGCCGTCGAGGCCGACGTCTGA
- a CDS encoding acyl-CoA dehydrogenase family protein, whose product MKRDIYNEDHEAFRESARTWIERSVTPNAEKYIQEKSLPREFWLEAGAQGMLGLAIPEEYGGAGADDFRFNAVLTEEMAKVGAWMPTCVGIHADITAPYIVELGTEEQKQRWLPGVASGEILLGIGMTEPSGGSDLAALRTTAVRDGDEWVINGSKTFITNGYSGDLIVTAARTDPEKGPKGITLFGIEATKEGFSRGRKLDKVGMEESDTSELFFENVRCTDDDIIGELNMGFVHMMQKLPQERLACAIANTHHAKQILAETIQYAKDRQAFGQSIGRFQHIKFLLAELVTAVEVCEAYMDKCVAAHAEGQLSAVEAAKAKWWSSDMQNEVIDHCVQIHGGYGFMNEYRVARAWRDARVTKIWAGSNEIMKELIGRELGF is encoded by the coding sequence ATGAAGCGCGACATCTACAACGAGGACCACGAGGCTTTCCGCGAGTCCGCCCGCACCTGGATCGAGCGGTCGGTCACCCCGAACGCCGAGAAGTACATCCAGGAGAAGTCGCTGCCTCGCGAGTTCTGGCTGGAGGCGGGGGCCCAGGGCATGCTCGGGCTCGCGATCCCGGAGGAGTACGGCGGCGCCGGTGCCGACGACTTCCGGTTCAACGCGGTCCTCACCGAAGAGATGGCCAAGGTGGGCGCCTGGATGCCGACCTGCGTCGGGATCCACGCCGACATCACCGCGCCCTACATCGTCGAGCTCGGCACCGAGGAGCAGAAGCAGCGCTGGCTCCCGGGCGTGGCCTCCGGCGAGATCCTGCTCGGTATCGGGATGACCGAGCCATCGGGCGGTTCGGACCTGGCCGCTCTCAGGACCACGGCTGTGCGTGACGGAGACGAATGGGTCATCAACGGCTCCAAGACGTTCATCACCAACGGCTACTCCGGCGACCTGATCGTCACCGCCGCGCGGACCGACCCGGAGAAGGGGCCGAAGGGCATCACCCTGTTCGGCATCGAGGCGACCAAGGAGGGCTTCAGCCGTGGTCGCAAGCTCGACAAGGTCGGTATGGAGGAGTCCGACACGTCGGAGCTGTTCTTCGAGAACGTCCGGTGCACCGACGACGACATCATCGGCGAGCTCAACATGGGGTTCGTCCACATGATGCAGAAGCTGCCGCAGGAGCGGCTCGCCTGCGCGATCGCCAACACCCACCACGCCAAGCAGATCCTCGCGGAGACGATCCAGTACGCCAAGGACCGGCAGGCCTTCGGCCAGTCGATCGGGCGGTTCCAGCACATCAAGTTCCTGCTGGCCGAGCTGGTCACCGCGGTCGAGGTGTGCGAGGCCTACATGGACAAGTGCGTCGCGGCGCACGCCGAGGGCCAACTGTCCGCGGTGGAGGCGGCGAAGGCCAAGTGGTGGTCGTCGGACATGCAGAACGAGGTCATCGACCACTGCGTCCAGATCCACGGCGGCTACGGCTTCATGAACGAGTACCGCGTCGCCCGCGCCTGGCGCGACGCCCGGGTCACCAAGATCTGGGCCGGATCCAATGAGATCATGAAGGAGCTCATCGGCCGCGAGCTCGGCTTCTAG
- a CDS encoding MDR family MFS transporter, with translation MTTAAPTRASVGLRSDRGPILGSVMLSIALIAIDATILATAVPAIVRDLGGFTQFPWLFSAYLLTQAISTPIYGKLADTFGRKPLMLFGIGTFVIGSVLCAVSWSMGALIAFRALQGLGAGAIQPAGMTIMGDIYSVAERAVAQGYIASVWAMSAVVGPTLGGLFSDHLSWRWIFWINLPLGLLAAAVLWVRFDEQPAPHRRRPIDWWGALLVAGTSALLLLGLLEGGIRWSWWSWQSAVAFGGAAALALLFVRVETRVDDPVLPGWLFKHRVLNAATVGGFVAGVVMLGVTSYVPVYAQQVLGAGATVAGFAVAALAIGWPFAASTSGRIYLRWGFRACLFLGAFFGAAGATILALVGPGSSIWLLAAACLVLGLGLGYVVSPSIVALQSAVEFRQRGVATGANMFARSVGSAVGVAMFGAIANGVVADRLGGADAAGSVKLDQLPVDVLDPALQAVFLAVAGCALLLVIGALLMPSRVGTTRESQVATAE, from the coding sequence GTGACGACCGCCGCCCCGACCCGTGCCTCGGTCGGGCTGCGGAGCGACCGAGGGCCGATCCTCGGGTCGGTGATGCTCTCGATCGCGCTGATCGCCATCGACGCCACCATCCTCGCCACCGCGGTCCCCGCGATCGTGCGCGACCTCGGCGGCTTCACCCAGTTCCCGTGGCTGTTCTCGGCGTACCTGCTGACCCAGGCGATCAGCACGCCGATCTACGGCAAGCTCGCCGACACCTTCGGCCGCAAGCCGCTGATGCTGTTCGGCATCGGGACCTTCGTGATCGGCTCCGTCCTGTGCGCCGTGTCGTGGAGCATGGGCGCGCTGATCGCGTTCCGCGCGCTGCAGGGCCTCGGTGCCGGAGCGATCCAGCCGGCCGGCATGACGATCATGGGCGACATCTACTCGGTGGCCGAGCGCGCGGTCGCGCAGGGGTACATCGCCAGCGTGTGGGCGATGTCCGCCGTCGTCGGCCCGACCCTCGGCGGCCTCTTCTCCGACCACCTGTCCTGGCGCTGGATCTTCTGGATCAACCTGCCGCTCGGCCTGCTGGCCGCAGCCGTGCTCTGGGTCCGGTTCGACGAGCAGCCCGCGCCGCATCGCCGGCGACCGATCGACTGGTGGGGTGCCCTGCTGGTCGCCGGCACCTCGGCGCTGCTGCTCCTCGGCCTGCTCGAGGGCGGCATCCGGTGGTCGTGGTGGTCCTGGCAGAGCGCCGTCGCGTTCGGCGGCGCGGCTGCGCTGGCGCTCCTCTTCGTGCGCGTCGAGACGAGGGTCGACGATCCCGTCCTGCCGGGTTGGCTGTTCAAGCACCGGGTCCTCAACGCCGCCACCGTGGGCGGTTTCGTGGCGGGCGTCGTGATGCTGGGCGTCACCTCCTACGTCCCTGTCTACGCCCAGCAGGTGCTGGGTGCCGGTGCGACGGTGGCGGGCTTCGCGGTCGCCGCACTGGCGATCGGCTGGCCGTTCGCGGCCAGCACCTCGGGCCGGATCTACCTCCGGTGGGGGTTCCGGGCGTGCCTGTTCCTCGGCGCCTTCTTCGGTGCGGCCGGTGCGACGATCCTGGCGCTGGTCGGCCCGGGCAGCTCGATCTGGTTGCTCGCCGCTGCCTGCCTGGTGCTCGGCCTCGGCCTGGGGTACGTCGTCAGCCCGAGCATCGTGGCCCTCCAGTCGGCGGTGGAGTTCCGGCAACGCGGGGTCGCCACCGGCGCCAACATGTTCGCGCGCTCGGTCGGCAGTGCGGTCGGCGTCGCGATGTTCGGCGCCATCGCCAACGGCGTCGTCGCCGACCGGCTGGGAGGAGCCGACGCGGCGGGCTCGGTGAAGCTCGACCAGCTGCCGGTCGACGTACTCGATCCTGCGCTGCAGGCGGTCTTCCTCGCGGTGGCCGGCTGTGCGTTGCTGCTGGTGATCGGGGCACTCCTGATGCCGTCTCGCGTGGGAACCACGCGCGAATCGCAGGTGGCTACCGCCGAGTAG
- a CDS encoding serine/threonine-protein kinase gives MEQLGQGGMGVVYRAVEENLSREVALKIVAPLYAHDPEFRERFSREARSQASLESAHVVAVYAHGEEDGYLYIASQLIVDGDLGRLIRTAGVPPLVDALSVIEQVASGLADAHEAGLVHRDIKPGNVLVRIRGNAVRAYLADFGIARRMDAASTRFGSSAVGTPTYMAPELHGGAAASFVTDVYSLGCLMWVALTGTPPFTGQTDYQIVAAHVTQEIPQLAGTSPMVQATNRILRLAMAKEPSQRYPTAAAMRADLQAALRLPHTPGAAVPEARGGTALRPASSGTPSRHTHERVAPPSTPPPSTPPPSTPPPSTPPPSTPPPTGLPPALARTAPPGHDRRPSTARRSGRTRLLVAAAVAAMVAVAGGIAAAAVVGDGGDDGNDDPPSEPTAESSFLALPPEEILRTSEKEMNVLDSVLVTSQFPDGKKNVSIRMTITSDGDCTGTMSYLGRGTAQVLRKDGRIMIKPDALFLVDFGIDNPESFLQFLDGRWLEFTDDPQQFESVCDLDEFLERDGRDGATATNEGVVSVQGEDAVKVRLQEGSKKETYYVMVAEPHYLLRLNETKRAWFEYSEFDEEVTIELPAESDILKDSDIGPQP, from the coding sequence GTGGAGCAGCTCGGTCAGGGCGGGATGGGCGTCGTCTACCGCGCGGTCGAGGAGAACCTCAGCCGGGAGGTCGCGCTCAAGATCGTCGCGCCGCTCTACGCGCACGACCCGGAGTTCCGGGAGCGGTTCAGCCGGGAGGCCCGCTCCCAGGCGTCCTTGGAGTCGGCTCACGTCGTCGCGGTCTACGCCCACGGGGAGGAGGACGGATACCTCTACATCGCGAGCCAGCTCATCGTCGACGGCGACCTCGGTCGGCTGATCCGGACGGCCGGCGTCCCGCCGCTGGTCGACGCGCTGAGCGTGATCGAGCAGGTGGCAAGTGGGCTCGCCGACGCCCACGAGGCCGGCCTCGTGCACCGCGACATCAAGCCCGGCAACGTGCTGGTCCGGATCCGTGGCAATGCCGTGCGGGCGTACCTCGCGGACTTCGGCATCGCGCGTCGGATGGACGCCGCGTCGACCCGGTTCGGATCCTCGGCGGTCGGGACGCCGACCTACATGGCCCCGGAGCTGCACGGAGGCGCCGCCGCCAGCTTCGTCACCGACGTGTACTCGCTGGGGTGCCTGATGTGGGTCGCGCTCACCGGCACCCCGCCCTTCACCGGCCAGACCGACTACCAGATCGTCGCGGCGCACGTGACCCAGGAGATCCCGCAGCTCGCCGGCACCAGCCCGATGGTGCAGGCCACCAACCGGATCCTCCGGCTCGCGATGGCCAAGGAACCGAGTCAGCGCTATCCGACGGCGGCCGCGATGCGGGCCGACCTCCAGGCCGCGCTGCGGCTCCCGCACACGCCCGGTGCTGCCGTGCCCGAGGCCAGAGGCGGTACGGCGCTCCGCCCGGCGTCGTCCGGCACCCCGTCCCGGCACACCCACGAGCGGGTCGCGCCGCCGTCGACGCCGCCCCCGTCGACGCCGCCCCCGTCGACGCCGCCTCCGTCGACGCCGCCCCCGTCGACGCCGCCTCCGACCGGCCTCCCGCCTGCCCTCGCGCGCACCGCGCCGCCCGGTCACGACCGTCGTCCGTCGACCGCGCGTCGGAGCGGTCGGACCAGGCTGCTCGTCGCCGCGGCGGTGGCCGCGATGGTGGCCGTCGCCGGTGGGATCGCCGCGGCTGCCGTGGTCGGTGACGGTGGGGACGACGGCAACGACGACCCACCGTCGGAGCCGACGGCGGAGTCGTCGTTCCTCGCGTTGCCCCCGGAGGAGATCCTGCGCACCTCCGAGAAGGAGATGAACGTCCTCGACTCGGTGCTGGTGACCAGCCAGTTCCCCGACGGCAAGAAGAACGTGTCGATCCGGATGACCATCACCTCCGACGGCGACTGCACCGGGACCATGAGCTATCTCGGCAGGGGCACCGCCCAGGTCCTGCGCAAGGACGGGCGGATCATGATCAAGCCCGACGCCCTCTTCCTCGTCGACTTCGGCATCGACAACCCCGAGAGCTTCCTGCAGTTCCTCGACGGCCGGTGGCTCGAGTTCACCGACGACCCCCAACAGTTCGAGAGCGTCTGCGATCTCGATGAGTTCCTCGAGCGTGACGGGAGGGACGGTGCGACCGCGACCAACGAGGGCGTGGTGTCGGTCCAGGGTGAGGACGCGGTCAAGGTGCGCCTCCAGGAAGGCAGCAAGAAGGAGACCTACTACGTGATGGTCGCCGAGCCCCACTACCTGCTGCGGCTCAACGAGACCAAGCGGGCCTGGTTCGAGTACTCCGAGTTCGACGAGGAAGTCACGATCGAGCTGCCGGCGGAAAGCGACATCCTGAAGGACTCGGACATCGGTCCCCAACCCTAG
- a CDS encoding MMPL family transporter — translation MIERWGGLVVRRAVVVLLVGLGITAAAMFAGVGLEDRLSAGGFDDPSSESTQELRGERAAFGNQSIDVIAIFTSEDQVVTDPEFRSEVEDTLARVPEDRVTAVATFYDTEDPAMVSSDEHATAVYISLQGESQNDFMDSYHAIRPVIEESALDVDFAGSYAVYSDVNEHTKDDLLMAEIVSLPIVLLLSLIIFRSVTAALLPLLVGVVTVMGARAMIAGLNEITEVSIFAPNIITLIGLGLSIDYALFVVSRFREEIALSPDDTRHALVRTMATAGRTVMFSALTVAAAMSSLLVFPQAFLKSIGYGGIAAVLVAMVAALTVLPATLALLGKRVDSLRIPFLQRASAVDSEHGAWSRLARGVMRRPVWVAAGVIVVLLAVASPFLGVKWGSVDYRVLPPDAAAHQAAERLNDEFGSERSTANVLLEGADEAAVASYTDALADVPGVVDVRPVQAEGDTTLLRAAWEGNSQSEPSQQVVRDLRDVPAPDGSTALVGGLTADTVDLAASVKSHLPWMGLIVVAVMLVLLFLAFGSLVLPVKAIVMNFFSITAAFGVVTWIFSDGHLENLLGFTSSGFLDLTNPIVMLAVLFGLSMDYEVFLLSRVREEWDATHDNDRAVATGLQKTGRIITSAALLLAVVIGAFSLSGVVFMKMMGIGMLIALLVDATIVRALLVPATMKLLGRWNWWAPGPLARWWERHGFREEGDRPGSAADEKPVGAGV, via the coding sequence ATGATCGAGCGATGGGGAGGCCTGGTGGTCCGGCGGGCGGTCGTCGTGCTGCTGGTGGGGCTCGGGATCACCGCCGCGGCGATGTTCGCCGGCGTCGGGCTCGAGGACAGGCTGTCCGCCGGCGGGTTCGACGACCCCTCGTCGGAGTCGACACAGGAGCTGCGAGGGGAGCGCGCCGCCTTCGGCAACCAGTCGATCGACGTGATCGCGATCTTCACCAGCGAGGACCAGGTGGTCACCGACCCTGAGTTCCGGTCGGAGGTCGAGGACACGCTGGCCCGGGTCCCGGAAGACCGGGTCACCGCGGTCGCCACCTTCTACGACACCGAGGACCCGGCGATGGTGAGCAGTGACGAGCACGCCACTGCCGTCTACATCTCGCTGCAGGGCGAGAGCCAGAACGATTTCATGGACTCCTACCACGCCATCCGCCCGGTGATCGAGGAATCGGCGCTCGACGTGGACTTCGCCGGCTCCTACGCGGTCTACTCCGACGTCAACGAGCACACCAAGGACGACCTCCTGATGGCGGAGATCGTCTCGTTGCCGATCGTCCTGCTCCTCTCGCTCATCATCTTCCGCAGCGTGACCGCGGCGCTGCTGCCGCTGCTGGTGGGTGTGGTCACGGTGATGGGTGCCCGCGCGATGATCGCCGGGCTCAACGAGATCACCGAGGTGTCGATCTTCGCGCCCAACATCATCACCCTGATCGGTCTCGGCCTCTCCATCGACTACGCGCTGTTCGTGGTGTCCCGCTTCCGCGAGGAGATCGCGCTGTCACCGGACGACACCCGGCACGCGCTGGTCCGCACGATGGCGACCGCCGGCCGCACCGTGATGTTCTCCGCGCTGACCGTCGCGGCCGCGATGAGCTCGCTGCTGGTCTTCCCGCAGGCCTTCCTCAAGTCGATCGGGTACGGCGGCATCGCGGCGGTCCTCGTCGCGATGGTGGCCGCCCTCACCGTCCTCCCGGCCACGCTCGCACTGCTCGGCAAGCGGGTCGACTCGCTCCGGATCCCGTTCCTCCAGCGGGCCAGCGCCGTCGACAGCGAGCACGGCGCGTGGTCGCGTCTGGCCCGCGGCGTGATGCGGCGTCCGGTCTGGGTGGCCGCCGGTGTGATCGTCGTGCTGCTCGCCGTCGCGTCGCCGTTCCTCGGTGTGAAATGGGGCAGCGTGGACTACCGGGTGCTCCCGCCGGACGCCGCCGCCCACCAGGCGGCCGAGCGGCTCAACGACGAGTTCGGGTCCGAGCGGTCGACCGCCAACGTGCTGCTGGAGGGTGCCGACGAGGCCGCGGTGGCGTCGTACACCGATGCGCTCGCGGACGTGCCCGGCGTCGTCGACGTGCGGCCGGTCCAGGCCGAAGGCGACACCACGCTGCTGCGGGCCGCGTGGGAGGGCAACAGCCAGAGCGAGCCGAGCCAGCAGGTCGTCCGCGACCTGCGTGACGTGCCTGCTCCGGACGGCTCGACGGCACTGGTGGGCGGCCTGACGGCCGACACCGTCGACCTCGCCGCATCGGTCAAGTCGCACCTGCCGTGGATGGGCCTGATCGTCGTCGCGGTGATGCTGGTGCTGCTGTTCCTCGCGTTCGGCTCGCTGGTCCTGCCGGTCAAGGCGATCGTGATGAACTTCTTCTCGATCACAGCGGCGTTCGGCGTCGTCACCTGGATCTTCAGCGACGGTCACCTCGAGAACCTGCTCGGCTTCACCAGCTCGGGCTTCCTCGACCTGACCAACCCGATCGTCATGCTGGCCGTGCTGTTCGGGTTGTCGATGGACTACGAGGTGTTCCTGCTCAGCCGGGTACGGGAGGAGTGGGACGCGACCCACGACAACGACCGGGCGGTGGCGACCGGGCTGCAGAAGACCGGGCGGATCATCACCAGCGCCGCCCTTCTGCTCGCCGTGGTGATCGGCGCGTTCAGCCTCAGCGGCGTCGTCTTCATGAAGATGATGGGCATCGGCATGCTGATCGCGCTGCTCGTCGACGCGACCATCGTCCGCGCCCTCCTCGTGCCCGCCACCATGAAGCTGCTCGGCCGCTGGAACTGGTGGGCCCCCGGCCCGCTCGCCCGCTGGTGGGAGCGCCACGGCTTCCGCGAGGAGGGCGACCGACCGGGCTCGGCCGCCGACGAGAAACCGGTCGGGGCCGGCGTGTAG
- a CDS encoding TetR/AcrR family transcriptional regulator, translated as MPALHQPTRRERQREATYDEIVRAATELLTEGAELSLRAVASRMGMTAPALYRYVANYQELVDLVAFELDKAATQDFIKAAEKYPESDPAARLCAACVAFRRWALTRPREFALVFANPILSEESDRRELLTLSTSGHYFTDLLYQIWELYQFPYPALEELDPIVREAVLNPLIPAKAAHIEPEDRGILWIYMRSWSALYGVVTLESTGHCDPRVLESAALFRATLIDWLEPLGLGGEKERMIRLLDDELALGRTPAAP; from the coding sequence GTGCCGGCACTCCACCAGCCCACCCGACGCGAGCGACAGCGCGAGGCGACGTACGACGAGATCGTGCGGGCCGCCACCGAGCTGCTCACCGAGGGGGCCGAGCTGTCCCTGCGTGCGGTGGCGTCGCGGATGGGGATGACGGCGCCGGCGCTCTACCGCTACGTCGCCAACTACCAGGAGCTGGTCGACCTGGTGGCGTTCGAGCTGGACAAGGCAGCGACCCAGGACTTCATCAAGGCCGCCGAGAAGTATCCCGAGAGCGATCCGGCCGCGCGGCTGTGCGCAGCCTGCGTGGCGTTCCGTCGTTGGGCGTTGACCCGGCCGCGCGAGTTCGCCCTCGTCTTCGCCAACCCGATCCTCAGCGAGGAGTCCGACCGCCGCGAGCTGCTCACCCTGTCGACCTCGGGCCACTACTTCACCGACCTGCTCTACCAGATCTGGGAGCTCTACCAGTTCCCCTACCCGGCGCTCGAGGAGCTCGACCCGATCGTCAGGGAGGCGGTGCTCAACCCGCTGATCCCCGCGAAGGCGGCGCACATCGAGCCGGAGGACCGCGGCATCCTCTGGATCTACATGCGGTCCTGGTCGGCGCTGTACGGCGTGGTCACCCTCGAGTCGACAGGCCACTGCGACCCGCGGGTGCTCGAGAGCGCCGCGCTCTTCCGCGCGACGTTGATCGACTGGCTCGAGCCGCTCGGGCTCGGTGGCGAGAAGGAACGGATGATCCGGCTGCTCGACGACGAGCTCGCGCTGGGCCGGACGCCCGCGGCGCCCTAA
- a CDS encoding asparaginase: MTSRRIAVLGTGGTIASRLDQHGAAQPVDRVGDIVVALGLGEPGGVGEVQVEARDLFVKDSSALTTADQALIVREVLATLGDSEIDGVVVTHGTDTAEETAYLLDLVHTDDRPVVLTGAQRPADAPDADGPRNLRDGLSVAADPRARGLGVLVVFDGVVLAARGARKVHTREAAAFAHPDGGVLGRVVDGKLVLDGIPAHREHLVVDPHDIEALRVDIAAVYPGVDGTALEAFAAAGARGVVLVATGSGNANPAVVAAVADLTRQGIVVGLTTRVDTGPVAGTYGGGGGGADLVAAGAVPLGTLRAGQGRILLLALLAAVGDPERVRALLPAYVN, from the coding sequence GTGACCTCTCGACGGATCGCGGTGCTCGGCACCGGCGGCACCATCGCCAGTCGGCTCGACCAGCACGGTGCCGCGCAGCCGGTCGACCGCGTGGGGGACATCGTGGTCGCGCTGGGTCTCGGGGAGCCGGGGGGCGTCGGCGAGGTCCAGGTCGAGGCTCGGGACCTCTTCGTCAAGGACAGCTCCGCCCTGACGACCGCCGACCAGGCGCTCATCGTCCGCGAGGTGCTGGCGACGCTCGGAGACTCCGAGATCGATGGAGTGGTCGTGACCCACGGGACCGATACGGCGGAGGAGACGGCGTACCTCCTCGACCTGGTGCACACCGACGACCGCCCGGTGGTGCTCACCGGCGCCCAGCGGCCGGCGGATGCCCCGGACGCCGACGGTCCCCGCAACCTGCGTGACGGGCTGTCGGTCGCTGCCGACCCGAGGGCCCGCGGCCTCGGAGTGCTGGTCGTTTTCGACGGCGTGGTGCTCGCCGCGCGGGGCGCCCGCAAGGTGCACACCCGGGAGGCGGCGGCGTTCGCTCATCCCGACGGCGGCGTCCTGGGACGGGTCGTCGACGGGAAGCTGGTCCTCGACGGCATCCCCGCACATCGCGAGCACCTGGTCGTCGACCCGCACGACATCGAGGCGCTCCGGGTCGACATCGCCGCGGTCTACCCCGGCGTCGACGGGACCGCGCTGGAGGCGTTCGCGGCTGCGGGCGCGCGGGGCGTCGTGCTCGTCGCCACCGGGTCGGGCAACGCCAACCCGGCCGTCGTCGCGGCCGTCGCCGACCTGACCCGGCAGGGGATCGTGGTCGGCCTCACCACCCGGGTCGACACCGGGCCGGTCGCCGGGACCTACGGCGGCGGCGGGGGCGGCGCCGATCTCGTGGCGGCCGGTGCCGTGCCGCTCGGCACGCTGCGCGCCGGGCAGGGCCGGATCCTGCTGCTCGCGCTGCTCGCCGCGGTCGGCGACCCCGAGCGGGTGCGCGCGCTGCTCCCGGCGTACGTCAATTAG
- a CDS encoding NAD-dependent deacylase, whose amino-acid sequence MKVVVLTGAGISAESGVPTFRDADGLWEGHQVEDVATPGAFLADPVTVHRFYDARRAALGSVVPNPAHVALAELEQHLGDDLTLVTQNIDDLHERAGSKRVVHMHGELRSALCVSCEERSQWDGPMLGATCRSCERGEVRPDVVWFGEVPYQMDDIVDALVECDLFVSIGTSGAVYPAAGFVQQARAYGARTLELNLVPSEGSFFFHEARRGRAGELVPAWVAELVRT is encoded by the coding sequence GTGAAGGTCGTGGTCCTCACCGGAGCCGGCATCTCCGCCGAGAGCGGGGTGCCGACCTTCCGCGACGCCGACGGGCTGTGGGAGGGCCACCAGGTCGAGGACGTCGCGACACCCGGGGCGTTCCTGGCCGACCCCGTGACCGTGCACCGGTTCTACGACGCCCGCCGCGCCGCGCTCGGGAGCGTCGTACCCAATCCGGCGCACGTCGCCCTGGCCGAGCTCGAGCAACACCTCGGCGACGACCTGACCCTGGTCACCCAGAACATCGACGACCTGCACGAGCGAGCCGGCTCCAAGCGGGTCGTGCACATGCACGGCGAGCTGCGGTCGGCGCTGTGCGTCAGCTGCGAGGAGCGCAGCCAGTGGGACGGGCCGATGCTCGGCGCGACCTGCCGCTCCTGTGAACGCGGCGAGGTGCGGCCGGACGTGGTGTGGTTCGGCGAGGTCCCCTACCAGATGGACGACATCGTCGACGCGCTCGTCGAGTGCGACCTGTTCGTCTCGATCGGCACCTCGGGCGCCGTCTACCCGGCCGCAGGGTTCGTGCAGCAGGCCCGTGCGTACGGCGCACGCACGCTCGAGCTCAACCTGGTCCCGAGCGAGGGCAGCTTCTTCTTCCACGAGGCGCGGCGCGGCCGGGCCGGCGAGCTGGTGCCGGCCTGGGTGGCCGAGCTGGTCCGCACGTGA